The following DNA comes from Picosynechococcus sp. PCC 7003.
AGCCGCTTCGGTGGTGGGCACGAGTTCGACTAAACCGGCATAGAGATCCCGCTCGGAATTTTGCTCAAATTTCTCCGGGTTAATTACCCCTGTCGGATCGAGGCTATCCGTGCTGAGGTTCCCCTTCGCTGCCAATTTCGCAGAACGATTAATGGTGGCGTAGATTTGTTCTAGTTGCCCATCATTACGAATGCTCTGTAAAAATTCCGCGCGATCGCCTACATCAAGTAAATCCGTCAAGGCTCGTTCTGTGTATTCCGCATCATCCCCAAGAACGGCATTGACTAGGTCATAATCAATGCCCTTTTCATCCTGGAGTAAGGTTTGAATCCGCTGGATAAAGAAGCTTTGCAGATTTTCGAGGGGGGAGTCCTTGTCGGGGTGAGCGGTGACAAAATCCTGGGCGCCCTGGGCGAGTAGTTCTCTCAGATCAATTTCAAGACCCGCATCCCACGCGACGGTAATAATGGCGTTGGCCGCTCGCCGCAGTGCAAAGGGATCGGAAGAACCAGAGGGGATCATTCCCAGGCCGAAAATACTAAACAATGTATCGAGGCGATCGCCCATGCCCACCACTTGACCCGCGAGGGTTTGGGGCAAAATATCATCGGCATTGCGGGGTAGATAATGCTCGAAAATCCCCTCAGCCACGGCGGGCGCTTCCCCACTGACTAGGGCATACTTTTGACCCATAATGCCCTGAAGTTCCGGGAATTCATAGACCATCTGGGTCACCAAATCCGCCTTACAGAGCATGGCGGTGCTGGCAATAATTTCTTTCTCTTCCTCAGACAGGCCAAGCTGTTCAGCAATTTGCTGGGAAATTTCCATGATGCGGTCTACTTTGTCCCGCATCGTCCCCAACTCTTCCTGGAAGGTGACGGCTTCTAGTTGGGGCAAATAGGTTTCTAAATGTTCATCACAGTCGGCCCGGTAGAAAAACTGACCATCCGCTAACCGCGCCCGGATCACCCGACCATTGCCCGCAGCGATAATATCTGATTTCTTGGGGTCGCCGTTGGAGATGGTAATAAATTTCGGTAGGAGCTTCGTTTTATCTTGGCGATCGCGCACCGCAAAATAGCGTTGGTGGGTGACCATCACCGTCGTAATCACTTCCGTGGGCAACTCTAAAAATTCTGCCTCAATGTCTCCGACCACGGCTGTGGGATATTCCACTAAATTCACCACCTCAGCGAGGAGATCAGCGGGCATTTCTGCTTCACCACCAATCTCTGCCGCCGCCGCTTTGACGCCAGCAACAATTTTTTCTTCCCGCACCTGGGGGTCAACTTCCACAAAGGCTTGCTGCAAGGTGGCCACATAATCAGCCGCATTATTTAAAGTCACATCCCCTTGATGTAAAATCCGGTGCCCGCGAGAAATACGACCCGCCTCTAACTGACCGGAGCCATTCACCAGTTCCAGCGGTAACACAGCCTCATTCCAGAGAGATACTAACCAGCGGATTGGTCGCGGAAAACGCAGATCCCCATCGGCCCACCGCATAAACCGCCGCCCTTCGAGGGCCGTAAACCAACCCAAAACCAGTTCCTGCAAAATTTCTGGGGTGGGGCGACCAAGGGTTTTCTTTTGGACAAAAACAAAGTCTCCTTTTTCCGTGGGGCGCACTTCTAGGGCCGCTACTTCGACTCCCTGTTTCCGGGCAAAACCTTCGGCGGCCTTGGTGGGTTGTCCCTCTTTAAATGCGGCGGCAGCAGGGGGGCCTTTAATTTCTTCTTCCCGGTCGGCCTGCTGGTCTGGCAACCCTTGAATTAACACAGCCAGGCGTCGGGGCGCTCCGTAGACTTCGATTCCGTCTGGGGTGAGAAAATACTCCGTGAGACTATGGGAAACGCGATCTTTTAATTGGGCGATCGCCGCCGCGACAAAATCAGCAGGGAGTTCTTCTGTACCAACTTCAATGAGGTAGGTTGCCATGGGAAACGAAATCAGGTCAATAATGAATCTTGATTAGTTTACCGTGAAGCCACAGGAAAAATAGTGCCCATGGCAATTCATTACCCTCGCAGTAAGAAAAAACGGGCGATCGCCGTTCTCGAAAAACTCCACGAACTCTACCCCGATGCCACCTGCAGTTTGGACTACGAAACCCCTGTGCAATTGATGGTCGCGACGATTCTTTCGGCCCAATGTACCGACGAGCGAGTGAATAAAGTGACACCGGCGCTCTTTGCTCGATTTCCTGATGCGGCGGCCTTTGCGGGGGCGGATGTGGCAGACATTGAACAGTTGGTGCGCTCGACGGGTTTTTATCGCAATAAAGCCAAAAATATCCAAGGGGCTTGCCAGCGGATTATGGCGGTTTTCAATGGAGAAGTGCCACAAACGATGGAAGAGCTTCTGACCTTACCCGGTGTGGCCCGGAAAACGGCCAATGTGGTTCTGGCCCATGCTTTTGGGATTTGTGCGGGGGTGA
Coding sequences within:
- the glyS gene encoding glycine--tRNA ligase subunit beta — protein: MATYLIEVGTEELPADFVAAAIAQLKDRVSHSLTEYFLTPDGIEVYGAPRRLAVLIQGLPDQQADREEEIKGPPAAAAFKEGQPTKAAEGFARKQGVEVAALEVRPTEKGDFVFVQKKTLGRPTPEILQELVLGWFTALEGRRFMRWADGDLRFPRPIRWLVSLWNEAVLPLELVNGSGQLEAGRISRGHRILHQGDVTLNNAADYVATLQQAFVEVDPQVREEKIVAGVKAAAAEIGGEAEMPADLLAEVVNLVEYPTAVVGDIEAEFLELPTEVITTVMVTHQRYFAVRDRQDKTKLLPKFITISNGDPKKSDIIAAGNGRVIRARLADGQFFYRADCDEHLETYLPQLEAVTFQEELGTMRDKVDRIMEISQQIAEQLGLSEEEKEIIASTAMLCKADLVTQMVYEFPELQGIMGQKYALVSGEAPAVAEGIFEHYLPRNADDILPQTLAGQVVGMGDRLDTLFSIFGLGMIPSGSSDPFALRRAANAIITVAWDAGLEIDLRELLAQGAQDFVTAHPDKDSPLENLQSFFIQRIQTLLQDEKGIDYDLVNAVLGDDAEYTERALTDLLDVGDRAEFLQSIRNDGQLEQIYATINRSAKLAAKGNLSTDSLDPTGVINPEKFEQNSERDLYAGLVELVPTTEAARTERDYQKLIDGLAALAPTVERFFDGEDSVLVMAEDPAVRENRLNLLGLLRNHARVLADFGAIVKQ
- the nth gene encoding endonuclease III; this encodes MAIHYPRSKKKRAIAVLEKLHELYPDATCSLDYETPVQLMVATILSAQCTDERVNKVTPALFARFPDAAAFAGADVADIEQLVRSTGFYRNKAKNIQGACQRIMAVFNGEVPQTMEELLTLPGVARKTANVVLAHAFGICAGVTVDTHVKRLSNRLRLTKSDNPVQIERDLMKLIPQPEWENWSIRLIYHGRAVCNARKPQCDVCAIANLCPSAPKPQPS